Within the Miscanthus floridulus cultivar M001 chromosome 2, ASM1932011v1, whole genome shotgun sequence genome, the region cctcctcctcgctccTGCCTCGCCGAGCGCATTTCTCCCTGCCGTGAACGGAAGATTCGATCACCAGTTCGGCGCCGCGCGTCCGACCCCAACCCAACCGCGCTGTCCACCCGCCGCCTcctgccctcctcctcctctccgcaTTTGGTGTGGTGATCCTGATCGAACCGCCTTCACCACCCAAGTACGTGCTCGTCGCGTACTCCGCTCTGCGGAGGaaggccgcccgcccgcccggccgtCTCTGCGTTGCTGCATGCGCGGATCCGCCGGCGCGGTCCTTGATTCGAGCCGGGCCGCGGCCTCGCAGATGATGGTGGCGGAGAAGCCGGCGCTGGGGTTCCAGCAGGCGCACGCGGAGGGGGAGGACGAGCTGGAGCTGGCGTCGCCGGCGggctcgccggcgccgccgccccgGAAGATGCACTCGCTGGACTTCGAGCACATCGGCTCGCTCGCCGCCGTGGCCGAGTCGCTCGCCCCCGGGAGCAGGTGGCGGAGGGCGCTCACCAGCGTGCGCGTCGTCATCTTCCAGGCCAAGATCAACGTGCTCCTCCCCTTCGGCCCGCTCGCCATCATGCTCCACTATCTCTCCGGAACGCACGTAAGAGCTAGCCCCCGGCCCCGCACTTCGTTTCCAAATcttacatttttttttcttttcgccAACGAAGTGCACGTACATTTTCTACTTTCGGCGGCGCGTTTGAATCTTTACTGTCAAGTTCATTGTTCTTCCGCTGCATTTAAGTTGCAGTACGCATAAGCTGACGCCTTCCCTTTTCTGTTTGCTTCCATCAAATGCGGGCTCCACAGCAAGGATGGGTTTTCCTTTTCAGCTTAATCGGCATTACCCCGTTGGCCGAGAGATTGGGATACGCAACTGAGTAAGTGTCAACAAAAATGGTAACTTTAGTTCCCAGTTACTTCTTATGCTAGTAGCAATTAAGATTCAATTCTCCCGTCCTATATACATTTTCTATGTCCTAATGGATGCTACTTTATTGCTCATGTGCAGGCAACTTGCTTGCTACACTGGCCCAACTGGTATGTTCTTCGGTCCCATACTGTGTTATCTTTCCTACGCGAATCTTAGCTTTAGCATCTGCTTAGTATTCAGTAAAGATGTAACCTTTTCTTTTCATCTAATTGCAGTTGGGGGGCTACTGAATGCTACATTTGGAAATGCAACGGAAATGATTATATCAATATATGCACTGAAAAATGGGATGATTCGAGTCGTCCAGCAGTCACTCCTAGGATCAATATTGTCAAATATGCTGCTGGTTCTTGGGTGTGCTTTCTTTGCTGGTGGTCTTGTACATTCTAACAGGGACCAGGTCTTCAACAAGGTAGTCTATTTCACAAATCTGGTTTTCCTAAACAATTTTTATATTAAAGACTTGCTGTAGTTTCTATTGACTTGAATTTATCATTGCAGGCATCAGCTGTTGTAAACTCAGGACTACTGTTGATGGCTGTCTTAGGCCTTATGTTCCCAGCAGTGCTTCACTTCACACATTCAGAAGCACAGTATGGAAAATCTGAAGTAACTCTCTCAAGGTTTAGTAGCTGCATCATGCTTGTGGCCTATGCTAGCTATCTATTTTTTCAACTAAAGAGCCACCGCAGTATGTACAGCCCAATTGGTGATGTAAGTAGCTTAACACTAAATCTTTGCAAACATTGGAAACtggaaaaccaaaaaaaaatgcaTGCATAAGGATATGAGTTCATTGACTGCACAAAAAAACCTGGGTCACTTCTCTTTGTAATAAAATGATTATATTTGTCGGGGACTATGCTTTGTTAGAAGTCTGGATCAGGTTGATGTAGGTAAGCTGTAAAGGATGGAACATGATAAATGTAATAATGCAGTTAACAAGAAAGACTAGCAAGATATTTGGTTCTCCTGATTTTTCTTTTACTATGGGCACATCCATTTACAAAATGCAATCATCAGAAACATTTTAGTTTATCTTTATCTAGGACATTTATAACTACATCCTAGCAAGTGAgaacatcaaacataaatataATCATTTCATATATTTCATTACACTTTTGTGATATTCACACTTCAAATTCGAATTTCTACTTGCCACAACAGGAAGAAgaagccactgaggaggaggaggatgaaaaGGAGATAACACAATGGGAGGCTATCTGCTGGCTTTTTATATTGACTATTTGGATTTCAATACTCTCAGGGTACCTGGTTGATGCCATCCAGGTACTGAAGAGCTTGCTGACAATTGCATTCCTCTGTTCTCTCCCTCTTGTTAGTAATAACTAGAAAAGAGGACCAAATATATCTCTATTTTACCTCTATATAAATTTCTATTTCTTGAACCATGCTTCTTCAACATGTCATAACAGGGTGCGTCTGAATCATTAAACTTGCCAGTAGCCTTTATTAGTGTTATTCTGCTTCCTATTGTGGGGAATGCTGCTGAACATGCGAGTGCCATTATGTTTGCCATGAAAAACAAATTGGTAATTGTTACTCCTTTCTTTTCACCTTTTGCAATTTTTGACAATAATGTGAATTCGTCTTTAGCCTCATTTTCCCATAATGACAGGACATTACATTGGGAGTTGCGATAGGATCATCAACACAGATCTCCATGTTTGTGGTAATAATACTTACTGCACCAGATACTACTACCCAGCTCTGGTTTTATAAATTCTTTTGTCATTAGCCAGATCGTGTTTTTAGTCAGTAGATATCATCTTTTTTTAATAATTTCCTCTGTTATTTTTTTCCACGATCGGCAGATTCCATTCTGTGTGGTAATTGGCTGGATGATGGGGCAAGAAATGGACTTGAATTTTCAACTGTTTGAGACAGCGACTCTCTTTATAACTGTACTAGTGGTGGCATTCATGCTACAGGTATGCTTACAGAAAAAATCAACATCTATTTCCCTTTATATATGAAGTTACTACCACGGGCTGTTTTGCATCCTATTTTTTAGTTCTAATATTTTACATTTTATTATATATGTTTTTCCAGGAAGGCACATCAAACTATTTTAAAGGCCTTATGCTCATCTTGTGCTACCTCATAGTTGCTGCAAGCTTCTTCGTCCATGTAGATCCTGATGCAAGTAAGTATATTGTTTATTGCTTTGTTAGATGCATGAGAGCAAATTGGATCAAAATTGATGGGTTGGTGGAAATGCAAGAACTTAACCATTTGGATTAAAAAAAAACAGTCAGACTATTGCTTTATTTCCTTACCATAAAGGACCATAACTGTGGAAGTTAATTATCCCATTTGTAACTAACATATTCAATATATGATATCGCTGTCAATAGACATGATCGTTTCAAATTAGGATGCTTTCGTTCAAATTCTGCTATCTATAACACAAACTCATCAGACTGAACTAAGACAAACCTTCAATTGCATCTGGTGGATTGTCTAGAAAACAAAATGCTTAATTTCAAGCATCTGGGTTATTTGCTTTGCATTTATTCATCTGCATCCCCTAACAATCTGCTTGGTTGGCCTGAAGCAGGTGAGAACTAAGTGACAAATCTACAGACAGTATATCTGTGAACTGAATGGAGAGGCTACGACCTAACTGCAGAGTTAGCAAATAGCATTGCCTGCGTAGATGAGGACCTGCCAGAGCCCTGAGTTTGGAAGCAACTTGTGCACCAAAGGGTTTAACTTGGGGCTCAAGATTACAAGGAGCTGATGCAGCTTTTTTAGGATAGCAACAGCATCCCAGTTGAGGAACTGTAACTTTATGTGATGATCACAAAAATTACCATTGCATTTGTTCAAGCTTCATGTGCCACAGTTTTTATGTTGTTGTGATGTTACTGCTGGTAGGTACAACGATATTAGACCTATCGGTAAGGTCGTTGATCTGATCGAGAAGCTTGCTAATGTACATTTTCAGGGTATGGGTCAGTAAACACTGAACTGTCTGGcaggaaatttttgattttacattgtattttttgttttctacaaAAAAGGTTTTTATTATGGCCGAGTCAACCGATGGTAACGTGTCGACCGCCTTTTGAAACAGCAGGATGTGTAAAAACGCCAGGTGCCTCTTGTCTTTTACAATGTGTAAACCAAAATGTTGTGCTTGTTCTAGAAGATTTATTTTTTATGCACGGTTCGTAGTCGATATTTTTACTAAGAAATGTTTGATCTTCTACAGTATTTGTTTGCGTAACTTTTATGCAGGGTACCTTTCATATACGCATGAAATAAAGTTGtgtttaccaaaaaaaaaaaaaacttttgcgGTTATAGTATTTGGTTATGAGATAAGAGGCAAACAAATATGTTACTGCCCATATATCATTTTGACATGACGCGATTACGAAATTGCTTGGCTTGTATTCTTTTCTTTACAATAATCCATGTAACTTGTGTGTGTTAAATTTGTTTGTGGTTTGAGGTTGCAGCTTGCATAGAATAAACATGTCATTGTAATACCGAGTACACATAGCTAGCTCAGCCGCTCAGGTATAATTTCACTGGATGGAGAAGGAGAAAGCAGCGTGCTAGCGAGTATGCATGCAATAGAGAGTCTCGCACATGTCCCAAGAAAACTCCTCTCTCAACCCACATGACTCAGGCCCTatttagttccaccaaattcctaactttgacactatacaaaaagaaaattttccgtcacatcaaacttgtggtaagtactaaatattgacgaaatcaaaaactaattgcaaagacgaacgttttgagcctaattagtcaacgattaaacaactattaccaaataaaaataaaatgatACTGTAGCTATACTGTTGCTACAGTGTTTCAGGCGGCGCCAACTCGGTGCAACTAAACGTGGCCTCAGCCATCAAGTATTGTTTTTTTATTGTTTTTGGAGATGACCTCGCCTGGCGATCTTCTCCCGTTGAGGACGCCCTACGTACAAACATGTTTCCACAACTTTGCACGACCATAACGTGAGATGTTACCGTcatgaatgcaacatacattAATGCTATGCATTTGTGCTGGTTTCATATTATGTTTTATGTTGCGAAAAGTTTTTAAAACCTTTGGACAATTTCTATATTTTTCTggttattttttttcctttttgatgAAGCTAGATCTATCTTTTAAGCACCTAAAgatatttttatgagctctaaATATATTATAAAGTATATCTCTAGATTTTAAAAAAAACCATTATCAAGTATTTATCATATTGTTTAACTAAAAATGATAAACAGCTCTTCAAAATCACTTCAAACCAATTGAATCGTTTTGATAGTTCATGCGTAAGAtagttttaagaaaaaaaatcagACTATAAATAATGGTTCAGAGCTCTAAAATAGATTGTTTTCCCCAAACATATAGAACGGCCCATCTGACCTCCTTGGCCCAGCTCGCTCGCTCTTGCGGTCTTGCCTTCGCGAGGAGTCGCGGCAGTCTCGTCATCAACGATTCCAAATACAAACCTCCCACAACTTCAGCAGAAACCCTAGCCCTAGATCCCCCACCATGGATCTGCTCCAGTCCTCTTACGCGCCGGACGACGCCTCGTCTCCGGAGGACTCGGCGGCCGCGTCCTCGCCGGAATCCTCGCCGCTCCGCCTTCCGTCCAAGTCCGCCGCCCCCGCCGTCGACGACACCGCGCTCGCGCTCTCCTCCGCCGCGTCCGCCGCCCGCCCGCTCGACCCCTCGCTCCACCTCGTCGCCTTCAACCCCACCGCCGACCAGCTCTGGGCTCCTATCCTCGGGCCCCAGCATCCCCACGCCCCAATATCCTCCGCCTCCGGCAACCGCAACCACAAGCTCGGCCACGTTGAGGACGCCGCGGTCCTGCCATTCCTATTCGACGAGCAATACAACACCTTCCACCGGTTCGGCTACGCCGCCGACCCCTCGGGCCTCCACATCGTCGGCGACGCCCAGCCGCAGGCGCCCGAGCCCGACACCGTCTACAACCTCGCCCCCTCCGAGCACAAGCGCCGCCGCCTACTGGCCAAGGCGGACAACCAGGACGAGCCCGCGCCCCCGGAGGCCAAGAACCCTGCCTCCGAGGAATGGATCCTCCACAACAAGCAGAGTCCCTGGGTTGGGAAGAAGGAAGCGCCTCCCGCGGAGCTCACCGAGGAGCAGAGGCAGTATGCGGAGGCGCACGCTGCCAAGAAGGCCGAGAA harbors:
- the LOC136530284 gene encoding vacuolar cation/proton exchanger 2 isoform X1: MRGSAGAVLDSSRAAASQMMVAEKPALGFQQAHAEGEDELELASPAGSPAPPPRKMHSLDFEHIGSLAAVAESLAPGSRWRRALTSVRVVIFQAKINVLLPFGPLAIMLHYLSGTHQGWVFLFSLIGITPLAERLGYATEQLACYTGPTVGGLLNATFGNATEMIISIYALKNGMIRVVQQSLLGSILSNMLLVLGCAFFAGGLVHSNRDQVFNKASAVVNSGLLLMAVLGLMFPAVLHFTHSEAQYGKSEVTLSRFSSCIMLVAYASYLFFQLKSHRSMYSPIGDEEEATEEEEDEKEITQWEAICWLFILTIWISILSGYLVDAIQGASESLNLPVAFISVILLPIVGNAAEHASAIMFAMKNKLDITLGVAIGSSTQISMFVIPFCVVIGWMMGQEMDLNFQLFETATLFITVLVVAFMLQEGTSNYFKGLMLILCYLIVAASFFVHVDPDATGEN
- the LOC136530284 gene encoding vacuolar cation/proton exchanger 2 isoform X2, which encodes MRGSAGAVLDSSRAAASQMMVAEKPALGFQQAHAEGEDELELASPAGSPAPPPRKMHSLDFEHIGSLAAVAESLAPGSRWRRALTSVRVVIFQAKINVLLPFGPLAIMLHYLSGTHQGWVFLFSLIGITPLAERLGYATEQLACYTGPTVGGLLNATFGNATEMIISIYALKNGMIRVVQQSLLGSILSNMLLVLGCAFFAGGLVHSNRDQVFNKASAVVNSGLLLMAVLGLMFPAVLHFTHSEAQYGKSEVTLSRFSSCIMLVAYASYLFFQLKSHRSMYSPIGDEEEATEEEEDEKEITQWEAICWLFILTIWISILSGYLVDAIQGASESLNLPVAFISVILLPIVGNAAEHASAIMFAMKNKLDITLGVAIGSSTQISMFVIPFCVVIGWMMGQEMDLNFQLFETATLFITVLVVAFMLQEGTSNYFKGLMLILCYLIVAASFFVHVDPDASEN